From Campylobacter upsaliensis, the proteins below share one genomic window:
- a CDS encoding DHH family phosphoesterase, with the protein MKIYHLSHTDLDGYACQYIVNFYFKDVKFYNSNYGKEINENFTSILNDIEKDEENEALLLISDLNLTLTQCEEFEKTCKEKGIKLLLLDHHQSGFECMQKYDWYFLDSSRCAAKIVYDFFSKICFKDENLERFVRVVNAVDIWLKDDEYFELGKVFLGLIANAKEINRVMFQKENVLYMFFLLERARKFIEKENAHILLDNAVHFIKKDYFLIKKPDDTLANLLSYFIVEKLSLMKEEFVIYYENCKGILTSNIGNTSIIGNDFLVQNPDFDFFIDVSSRKTLSFRANGKIDVSLMAKRLVGGGGHKNASGGLFVGFKESANYKFIKAQIIDLIKAKELKREVENV; encoded by the coding sequence ATGAAAATTTATCATCTCTCACACACGGATTTAGATGGATATGCGTGTCAATATATTGTCAATTTTTATTTTAAAGATGTGAAATTTTATAATTCTAATTATGGCAAAGAAATTAATGAAAATTTTACAAGCATTTTAAACGATATTGAAAAAGATGAAGAAAATGAAGCTTTGCTTCTTATTAGTGATTTAAATTTAACCCTTACACAATGTGAGGAATTTGAGAAAACTTGCAAAGAAAAAGGCATTAAACTTTTGCTTTTAGATCATCATCAAAGCGGCTTTGAGTGTATGCAAAAATATGATTGGTATTTTTTGGACAGTTCGCGTTGTGCGGCTAAGATTGTTTATGATTTTTTTTCTAAAATTTGCTTTAAAGATGAGAATTTAGAGCGTTTTGTGAGAGTTGTTAATGCGGTGGATATTTGGCTTAAAGATGATGAGTATTTTGAGCTTGGGAAAGTTTTTTTAGGGCTTATCGCTAATGCAAAAGAGATTAATCGCGTCATGTTTCAAAAAGAAAATGTGCTTTATATGTTTTTTTTGCTTGAGAGAGCGAGAAAATTTATAGAAAAAGAAAATGCTCACATTTTGCTTGATAATGCTGTGCATTTTATCAAAAAGGATTATTTTTTGATAAAAAAGCCTGATGATACTTTGGCAAATTTACTTTCTTATTTCATAGTGGAAAAATTAAGCTTGATGAAGGAAGAATTTGTGATTTATTATGAAAATTGTAAGGGAATTTTAACTTCAAATATCGGCAATACCTCCATAATAGGCAATGATTTTTTAGTGCAAAATCCTGATTTTGACTTTTTCATCGATGTAAGCTCGAGAAAAACTTTAAGTTTTAGAGCAAATGGCAAAATTGATGTGAGCTTAATGGCTAAAAGATTAGTCGGCGGAGGAGGGCATAAAAATGCTAGTGGAGGGCTTTTTGTAGGCTTTAAAGAAAGTGCAAATTATAAATTCATCAAAGCGCAAATAATAGATTTGATTAAGGCGAAAGAATTGAAAAGGGAGGTGGAAAATGTCTAA
- a CDS encoding tyrosine-type recombinase/integrase produces MKYPLDCEENFEKSLLFWLTKFVKYKLSSLSNKELKNPAILAEVNYALTQIPKHINALDALVKKARNAGLTGVSTYFNPLKKLFDYLAFYKLHSLKQIDEALIIEILASITGALSDASKKNYRIAVMNFFDFLNRQNEEDSKAHIFDINLKNWAGVSGARGVKLPEFMSEDELKKFLEAIDNADFKANTIRNKLIIKIIIFTGIRVSEALHIKLKDISEEDGLYHIRIHAKGNKYRLVMIKKELIFTLLDNVKINYLSQDSLLFVNKKGTPLTQAYVSRIVEQILFKAGIRKQKNGAHMLRHTFATLLYKKQKDLVLVQEALGHASLNTSRIYTHFDSEKLKLAAKVAEELSKK; encoded by the coding sequence ATGAAATATCCTCTAGATTGTGAAGAGAATTTTGAAAAATCTCTTTTGTTTTGGCTTACTAAATTTGTAAAATATAAACTAAGCTCCCTTTCTAATAAAGAGCTTAAAAATCCAGCCATTTTAGCGGAGGTTAATTACGCCTTAACACAAATTCCAAAACACATTAATGCTCTTGATGCCCTTGTCAAAAAGGCTAGAAATGCCGGTCTTACAGGAGTAAGCACCTATTTTAATCCACTCAAAAAACTTTTTGATTATCTCGCATTTTACAAGCTTCACTCTCTAAAACAAATCGATGAGGCTTTGATTATAGAGATTTTAGCTAGTATCACAGGAGCACTTTCTGATGCGAGTAAAAAAAATTATCGCATTGCCGTGATGAATTTTTTTGATTTTTTAAATAGACAAAATGAAGAGGACTCTAAAGCCCATATTTTCGATATTAATCTCAAAAATTGGGCAGGTGTCTCTGGTGCTAGAGGCGTGAAGCTGCCTGAATTTATGAGCGAAGATGAGCTTAAAAAATTCCTTGAAGCTATCGATAATGCCGACTTTAAAGCAAACACCATACGCAATAAGCTTATCATTAAAATCATCATTTTCACAGGCATAAGAGTGAGTGAAGCTTTACATATAAAGCTTAAGGACATTAGCGAAGAAGATGGCTTATATCACATAAGAATTCACGCCAAAGGTAATAAATATCGCCTCGTGATGATAAAAAAAGAGCTTATTTTCACTTTGCTTGATAATGTTAAAATTAATTATCTCAGTCAAGACTCCCTACTCTTTGTCAATAAAAAAGGCACTCCTCTCACCCAAGCTTATGTGAGTCGTATAGTCGAGCAAATACTTTTTAAAGCAGGCATTAGAAAGCAAAAAAATGGCGCTCACATGCTTCGCCATACTTTTGCCACTCTACTCTACAAAAAGCAAAAAGATCTCGTTTTAGTTCAAGAAGCCCTAGGACACGCTAGCTTAAATACTTCACGCATTTATACGCATTTTGATAGTGAAAAATTAAAATTAGCCGCTAAAGTCGCTGAAGAATTGAGTAAAAAATGA
- a CDS encoding disulfide bond formation protein B encodes MILDEKKIYYLLFCLCIFCLLLSHTFFQNYLFMRPCEQCVYVRLAFCILILSFIFLSFKSIQFLGFTLAFFGIFYGVKASLKLMQMHSALLSNNPFLASCSTYPRFAFNLPLDRFFPSFFAPTGICALDAPMPPNDVNLSTLQDFFVDFYSQGWYLVPKFEFISMAEASLLIFSFILIIIFLFFIKKLNLRAKFVSFALFLGLILLA; translated from the coding sequence TTGATTTTAGATGAAAAGAAAATTTATTATTTGCTTTTTTGCCTTTGTATTTTCTGTTTGCTTTTATCGCATACTTTTTTTCAAAATTATCTTTTTATGCGTCCTTGCGAGCAGTGTGTTTATGTGCGTTTGGCTTTCTGTATTTTAATACTTTCTTTCATTTTTCTTTCATTTAAATCTATTCAATTTTTGGGCTTTACCTTAGCCTTTTTTGGAATTTTTTATGGAGTAAAAGCCTCTTTAAAATTAATGCAAATGCACTCTGCTCTACTTTCAAATAACCCTTTTCTAGCCTCTTGTTCGACCTATCCGCGTTTTGCTTTTAACTTACCTTTAGATAGATTTTTCCCATCTTTTTTTGCACCGACAGGCATTTGTGCTTTGGATGCACCTATGCCCCCTAACGATGTGAATTTAAGCACTTTGCAAGATTTTTTTGTCGATTTTTATTCGCAAGGATGGTATTTAGTGCCAAAATTTGAGTTTATTAGTATGGCGGAGGCTTCTTTGCTTATTTTTAGTTTTATTTTAATCATAATTTTTTTATTTTTTATTAAAAAACTTAATTTAAGAGCTAAATTTGTAAGTTTTGCTCTTTTTTTAGGCTTGATTTTACTTGCGTGA